The following coding sequences lie in one Vanessa atalanta chromosome 1, ilVanAtal1.2, whole genome shotgun sequence genomic window:
- the LOC125074291 gene encoding zinc finger protein 554-like: MFVSHENTNSSKKKFQKPNILRKRSNLLNKTSTVRASNKTTKYESPEVRSLLTTSFINDQKNNDFNIEKITGCKNNKTFVSMKQSLLKVDNNVNKVELDTASKNQANVETKIYFENSPSNNEENQHQTSISVESLLMGEVVRQNIPISENDLQQNKELENQSKQKWCLDFTQDSQKIIIEHYDGSQFEGLYLDQKSDIVSTMVPLAAVSSLRQDPQTVQDENYTSIPSITSLVSVPSFDDLSKAVSCEDFNSVVTIQNASTMSSSDHDLSNVDNFPAMTTIQKISMEQLTTAPIRFKCEMPNCNKEFMSEQKLRKHTNSHNKESTKAPRQTTVECPVKRNLENGLEEPCGRIFHVREELAKHLNEEHTIEEAVYRCLECSRRFFWASGLRAHARAHAVRTGRAVLACPWPGCARVFRQPCRLREHARAHTGDKPYPCSYPNCGWSFRTASKLMRHARRHTGERRHACATCGRAFLRREHLRDHAARHHAPHARRLHACPHADCEQSFTNMSSLYMHMKKIHRKEQNNSPENLNKIENQELPKAPSDNLFMVSLLEPNALESGEVEVGDGIAESLGEEGHSARTHCTWPLSRAEHYQHADAYVLEEDVHVEQSEGSESNIYTVRSDLFLHGNVLHNEDSEPMAGCVRADAGALDAELLLDAPSVHLDQEELYTDAVDESSFRVFLLSGEELA, translated from the exons atGTTTGTTTCCCACGAAAATACAAATTCTAGCAAGAAAAAATTCCAAAAGCCTAATATTTTGCGCAAAAGGTCtaacttattaaataagacATCAACTGTGAGAGCttcaaataaaactacaaaatatgAATCTCCAGAAGTTCGATCGCTTCTAACCACATCTTTTATAAAtgatcaaaaaaataatgacttcaacatagaaaaaataacaggatgtaaaaacaacaaaacatttGTGTCTATGAAGCAATCTTTGCTGAAAGTAgacaataatgtaaataaagttgAATTAGATACTGCTTCTAAAAATCAAGCAAATGTtgaaacaaagatatattttgaaaacagcCCTAGTA ataatgaGGAGAATCAACATCAAACTTCTATAAGTGTGGAGTCATTGCTAATGGGTGAAGTAGTCAGACAG AATATTCCTATATCTGAAAACGATCTCCAGCAGAATAAAGAATTAGAAAATCAGAGTAAACAAAAATGGTGTTTAGATTTTACTCAAGACTCGCAGAAGATTATAATTGAacatt ATGATGGGTCCCAGTTTGAAGGATTATATCTAGATCAGAAATCAGACATTGTCAGCACAATGGTCCCGTTAGCTGCCGTGTCTTCTTTACGTCAAGATCCACAAACAGTGCAAGACGAAAATTATACCTCTATACCTTCAATAACAAGTTTAGTCAGTGTGCCATCCTTTGATGATCTCTCTAAAGCCGTTTCATGTGAAGATTTCAATTCTGTGGTCACTATACAAAATGCATCAACAATGTCATCTTCAGATCATGACCTGAGTAATGTTGATAATTTTCCAGCCATGACCACTATACAAAAGATTTCCATGGAGCAGTTAACTACTGCACCGATAAGATTTAAG TGTGAAATGCCAAATTGTAATAAAGAATTCATGAGTGAGCAGAAGTTAAGAAAACATACAAATTCACACAACAAAGAGAGCACAAAAGCTCCGAGACAGACAACAGTAGAGTGCCCCGTTAAAAGGAATCTTGAAAATGGACTAGAAGAGCCATGTGGAAGGATATTTCATGTTAGAGAAGAACTTGCAAAACATTTAAACGAAGAGCATACAATAGAAGAAGCGGTTTatag ATGTTTGGAATGCAGTCGACGGTTCTTCTGGGCGTCGGGCTTGCGCGCGCACGCACGTGCTCATGCCGTGCGCACGGGGCGCGCCGTGCTCGCGTGTCCGTGGCCGGGCTGCGCGCGCGTGTTCCGCCAGCCCTGCCGTCTGCGCGAACACGCGCGTGCTCACACCGGCGACAAGCCCTACCCGTGCAGCTATCCG AACTGCGGCTGGTCGTTCCGCACGGCCAGCAAGCTGATGCGGCACGCGCGGCGCCACACGGGCGAGCGGCGGCACGCGTGCGCCACGTGCGGGCGCGCCTTCCTGCGCCGCGAGCACCTGCGCGACCACGCCGCGCGCCACCACGCGCCGCACGCGCGCCGCCTGCACGCCTGTCCGCACGCAG ATTGCGAGCAAAGCTTTACAAATATGAGTTCGCTGTATATGCATATGAAGAAGATTCATAGGAAGGAACAAAACAATTCCCCTGAGAACCTCAATAAGATTGAAAATCAAGAATTACCAAAAGCACCTTCAGATAATTTATTCATG GTCAGTTTATTAGAACCAAACGCCCTCGAATCCGGCGAGGTAGAGGTGGGCGACGGCATCGCGGAGTCGCTGGGCGAGGAAGGCCACTCGGCGCGCACGCACTGCACGTGGCCGCTGTCGCGCGCCGAGCACTACCAGCACGCGGACGCCTACGTGCTCGAAGAGGACGTGCAC GTTGAGCAATCAGAAGGATCCGAAAGTAACATATACACAGTAAGGAGTGACCTGTTTCTCCACGGGAACGTTTTGCACAACGAGGACAGCGA GCCGATGGCGGGCTGCGTGCGCGCCGACGCGGGCGCGCTGGACGCCGAGCTGCTGCTGGACGCGCCCTCCGTGCACCTCGACCAG GAGGAACTGTACACGGATGCGGTCGACGAGTCTTCCTTTAGAGTGTTTCTGCTTAGCGGTGAGGAACTTGCATAG
- the LOC125064886 gene encoding uncharacterized protein LOC125064886, whose amino-acid sequence MEDTDLLARFENVEDLSDPTLIDDLQMVLEQIQAEDEEFMQILLDKIESMVITWEQPWYQEPNCLTRPLKVKDDDVSQDYRTDTICSEERELISKNWKDFRKTYGVPNKPACLARWRNKDKSRHPNTPEELVRRFVMAYLARGLNRTIYQVYKFFITHYGNRFKGRYSVYEEKIMLVCMYHNPKNVVPYLSAVLGREPRGIYKKLLQLSNGKKTERNNFKWTLPLCTKFLKLMMKYTGEPLENLQNKRFGTSIWVQLEEAMGKEHICLQMFWYNSLHVQLFVRCDIKINKLRKKILKKLKLYPYKIWSDIRWKEILKHFPDGFTHGFLYKTTSNIFRKYKDYRQTPLEKLIDYGLKRIKTMPNKRLKTLILNEKQELEIINYKK is encoded by the exons ATGGAGGACACGGACCTATTAGCACGTTTTGAAAATGTTGAAGATTTAAGTGATCCCACTTTAATTGATGATTTACAAATGGTCTTAGAGCAAATTCAAGCCGAAGACGAGGAATTTATGCAG ATACTCTTAGATAAAATAGAAAGCATGGTTATTACTTGGGAACAACCCTGGTATCAAGAGCCAAACTGCCTCACTAGACCTCTTAAAGTAAAAGATGATGATGTATCTCAAGATTATCGAACAGATACCATATGCTCTGAAGAAAGAgaattaatatctaaaaattgGAAAGACTTTCGAaag ACTTATGGTGTTCCAAATAAACCCGCATGTCTGGCACGATggagaaataaagataaatcacGCCACCCTAATACACCAGAAGAGTTAGTGAGAAGATTTGTTATGGCTTATCTAGCAAGAGGCTTAAACAGAACTATTTATCAAGTATACAAATTCTTTATAACCCATTATGGCAATAGATTCAAAGGGCGATATTCTGTATATGAAGAGAAAATTATGCTTGTTTGTATGTACCACAATCCCAAAAATGTAGTTCCATATTTGTCAGCTGTTCTTGGACGTGAACCAAggggaatttataaaaaacttcttCAACTTAGTAATG gaaaaaaaactGAGAGGAACAATTTTAAATGGACATTGCCCTTGTgcacaaaatttttaaaacttatgatGAAATACACTGGAGAGCCACTAGAAAATTTGCAAAACAAAAGGTTTGGAACGTCAATATGGGTACAACTTGAAGAAGCTATGGGAAAAGAACATATATGCTTACAAATGTTTTGGTACAACAGTTTGCATGTCCAACTATTCGTTAGATgtgatataaaaatcaataaacttcgaaagaaaattttgaaaaa attaaaactTTATCCTTATAAAATTTGGTCTGACATTCGATGGAAAGAAATTCTCAAACATTTTCCCGATGGCTTCACTCATGGTTTCTTGTATAAGAccacttcaaatatttttagaaaatacaaaGATTATCGTCAAACTCCCTTAGAAAAACTAATAGATTATGGTCTGAAAAGGATTAAAACAATGCCCAACAAAAGattgaaaacattaatattaaatgaaaaacaagaactagaaataattaattataaaaagtaa